A genomic window from Anopheles ziemanni chromosome X, idAnoZiCoDA_A2_x.2, whole genome shotgun sequence includes:
- the LOC131290489 gene encoding eukaryotic translation initiation factor 4B-like, producing the protein MATVSGKKGKKVKKTNKLSLGEFLTDGNTAVLNQVQISVPVKLSDWGEDGEDDDDDRGVRTQVIALPTAPRATRILNDDSIPQHPPFSIYVSNLPYDINEEDLYEIFADQEIVAMSLPRDDGDSRRLRGFGNIEFATRDDLIEVLAMPEPMVRNRRIRIGPYNENDTKRRNNRYDNFSSSDRDGDRPSSGNWRDRPDRGSGGGGDRDGGGMRRSGYNSGGGGGGYNRDREDRSGDSSGGGGNWRTDNRPPLPPPLSPGANRRNYDRDRGSGDGGFRRQPESRMTRPREPEVPMERPKLVLQPRTLPLPELPKPRPESDDDSKSEAGSGDGSGDSMPSPPRPRPTPVPAAKVFGDAKPVDTAAREREIEERLREKERLEREERQRKKEAEALAAAAARESEDAAKAGVEGADKENIDTDKENNASKHKGDDAAEEVVNWRVRKPDDETNKGNKAPHAHADVDKRLPQLPAAKSSNTSGGKYLSNRRTEDRRTDNQQNNRGTNPPVQRNGVPTGRDYPRDRDTRDRAPLPPPSRDGVRAGDNKDRPAKPSQEKDPKLLEERMPKFQEPTGPNLSMKNTFDGLSADEIDD; encoded by the exons ATGGCTACGGTATCAG gcaaaaaagggaagaaggTCAAAAAGACCAACAAGCTGTCGCTGGGAGAGTTCCTTACCGATGGAAATACGGCCGTGCTGAATCAGGTGCAGATCTCTGTGCCGGTCAAGCTGAGCGACTGGGGCGAGGATGGtgaggacgatgacgacgaccgCGGTGTGCGCACGCAGGTTATCGCGCTGCCGACGGCGCCCCGCGCCACCCGCATCCTGAACGATGACTCCATACCGCAGCACCCACCGTTCTCCATATACGTGTCGAACTTGCCTTATGACATCAATGAGGAGGACCTCTATGAAATATTTGCCGATCAGGAGATCGTGGCGATGTCGCTGCCGCGCGACGACGGTGACTCGCGCCGGCTGCGCGGGTTCGGCAACATCGAGTTTGCCACGCGAGACGACCTCATCGAGGTGCTGGCGATGCCGGAGCCGATGGTGCGCAACCGTCGCATCCGCATCGGCCCGTACAACGAGAACGATACCAAGCGGCGCAACAACCGCTATGACAACTTTTCCTCATCCGACAGAGACGGCGATCGGCCGTCTTCCGGAAACTGGCGCGATCGCCCAGACCGTGGCAGTGGCGGCGGGGGTGATCGTGACGGAGGTGGCATGCGCCGCAGCGGTTACAAcagtggcggcggcggcggcggctacAATCGCGACCGGGAGGATCGATCGGGTGATTCGTCCGGTGGTGGCGGAAACTGGCGTACCGATAATCGGCCCCCGCTGCCGCCACCGCTCTCGCCCGGTGCCAACCGTCGTAACTACGACCGAGACAGAGGATCCGGCGATGGTGGATTCCGTCGTCAGCCGGAGTCACGCATGACACGCCCGCGCGAACCCGAGGTGCCGATGGAGCGTCCGAAGCTGGTGCTGCAACCCCGCACACTCCCACTGCCCGAGCTGCCGAAGCCGCGGCCTGAATCGGACGATGACTCGAAGAGCGAAGCTGGCTCCGGGGATGGCAGCGGCGATTCGATGCCGTCGCCGCCAAGGCCACGCCCGACGCCGGTGCCTGCGGCAAAGGTGTTCGGCGACGCAAAGCCGGTCGATACGGCCGCGCGCGAGCGCGAAATCGAGGAGCGGTTGCGGGAGAAGGAGCGGCTCGAGCGCGAGGAGCGCCAGCGTAAGAAGGAGGCCGAAGCGCTGGCCGCTGCAGCCGCTCGGGAGTCCGAGGACGCAGCCAAGGCTGGTGTGGAGGGAGCGGATAAGGAAAACATTGACACGGACAAGGAGAACAACGCCAGCAAGCACAAAGGTGATGACGCGGCTGAGGAGGTGGTGAACTGGCGAGTGCGCAAACCCGACGACGAAACTAACAAAGGTAATAAAGCACCTCACGCGCACGCTGACGTCGACAAACGACTGCCTCAGCTGCCCGCGGCAAAATCTAGTAACACCAGTGGTGGAAAGTATCTTAGTAACCGACGTACGG AGGACCGCAGGACAGACAATCAGCAGAACAACCGGGGTACGAATCCCCCAGTCCAGAGAAACGGTGTTCCCACCGGCCGAGATTATCCGCG TGACCGCGACACTCGCGATCGCGCTCCCCTCCCTCCTCCATCACGCGATGGGGTTCGAGCCGGAGACAACAAGGATCGGCCAGCAAAACCATCACAAGAAAAAGACCCGAAACTACTAGAAGAACGTATGCCCAAGTTTCAGGAGCCCACAGGACCG AACTTGTCGATGAAGAACACCTTCGATGGACTCTCAGCCGATGAGATAGACGACTGA
- the LOC131290491 gene encoding uncharacterized protein LOC131290491 — protein MQLNSSTNAAHGEKAICLRRPSPTVAQLEDHREESINFYGGLVQRSHREANFSPQESSLAGTPCELPLHDDTSCLAPRRLDTAPSGKEGAGVGVCSPFLSLAAVEDDTSWMNTTTTMVDSSSCTPSTPIDWWKVDGSMFMDEGGTHHMAELKAALATAQGSCNSSSDSTGERFPLNARKTASADVCRLELDKSPRRRSFGGAETSVTVHGVCNKTINGGSGGGGGGGSGNSGNSGKFSNAEPIGSAMTSPPAPPASGCSGSGTVAAGTTAATGTIAQQLHHQRTLKTQRDHSSIRNSGNNSSTSGRSGRQQTNIAVVGGNIHLVAHDDGCHQFLSVPSTANHDDDDDDDELSSLTTPLFLPEVDWTNETCIGGGLDFSSSIVKQQLDDQHQHLWISSPASSSSNITDSELERRLEEYDYRATREDGQQQHLLSISQLGLPQLDGNNSSSVSVGGATSSTMEQTVDCNNLLLTGGKAKEVGEPQPATIFITGSPVSLHEEIEQLSSGFDCDATNHLVSTGPSAAQLSFIVDDEPDHFQQQQHGSGADSLSLNIFKWLQEDISSSILVDKQQTSSSAAANTNLLEAVDVPSSVSYLLANDSTEISFSPSPASNHLLQQPVLEEPFENSLDQIQTLHRTTPVSGAGGGHKTAIKSEPSFVLVKGNNSHTTTTAETTTTTTTTNTSAVNPQYDHNYSTIKRRNQDSGDQAHNHLKPKMLKLSNDHQQEGQQTTSRHTAAKDSTTVKVTARSTEDSYWRTVQPGIAATQTTVNTNAASSTATTTKNKLSVAHRKAPTLKVHLGGGAQPPTILSMQDPFLLLNKTLHPTTTTTTTTGTTNIFGHLHHRMPPQATLNTPDLTNDILDLEDEKFDLLSFIDTNDDSLDLNKYNSVVDEKPTLDDVLPSASRKEEEEETEQKADTANSGANSSTSTGSRSSSNSVKDSTEIKIPQPLTLDSLRQLTASTEESQASTSSPSGRYRAQHHHLSQYGGSNSNCSIGSRSSASSVCGDSDVSSNTTTTQTPKRRGRPPKAVGTVRDRSQYEHLSEADWRYREQRDKNNEASRKSRINRKDRELKLESEADRLNMQHQKLSYEERRLQRDCQKWRKAVMKLALL, from the exons ATGCAATTGAATTCGTCAACGAATGCCGCTCATGGCGAGAAAGCGATCTGTCTACGGCGTCCGTCGCCTACCGTAGCGCAGCTGGAAGACCATCGCGAGGAAAGCATCAACTTTTACGGAGGCCTAGTTCAACGGAGTCATCGGGAAGCCAACTTTTCGCCACAGGAATCATCGCTCGCCGGTACGCCGTGCGAACTGCCGCTGCACGACGATACGTCCTGCTTGGCACCGCGCCGGCTGGACACGGCACCGAGCGGCAAGGAGGGGGCGGGCGTCGGCGTGTGCTCGCCGTTCCTGTCGCTCGCGGCGGTGGAGGACGATACGTCCTGGATGAAtaccacgacgacgatggtggaCAGCAGCAGCTGTACCCCGTCTACACCTATCGACTGGTGGAAGGTCGACGGCAGCATGTTCATGGACGAGGGGGGCACACATCACATGGCGGAGCTCAAGGCGGCATTGGCGACGGCGCAAGGCagctgcaacagcagcagcgacTCAACAGGTGAACGCTTTCCTCTGAACGCGCGCAAGACAGCATCAGCGGATGTCTGCCGGCTTGAACTTGACAAATCCCCCAGAAGAAGAAGCTTCGGCGGTGCGGAAACAAGCGTAACTGTACACGGCGTATGTAATAAGACCATCAACGgaggcagcggcggcggcggcggcggcggcagcggcaacAGCGGCAACAGCGGCAAGTTTTCCAACGCAGAACCAATTGGCTCAGCGATGACGTCACCTCCAGCACCTCCAGCGAGCGGCTGCAGCGGTAGCGGGACTGTTGCAGCTGGTACAACGGCAGCTACTGGCACAATAGCGCAGCAGCTGCACCACCAGAGAACTCTTAAAACCCAACGTGACCACAGTAGCATTAGAAATAGCGGTAATAACAGCAGTACTAGCGGCAGAAGTGGCAGACAGCAAACGAACATTGCAGTTGTCGGTGGAAACATACATCTCGTAGCCCACGACGACGGATGCCATCAGTTTTTGTCTGTCCCTTCCACCGccaaccacgacgacgacgacgacgacgacgaactaTCTTCTCTTACGACACCCCTCTTCCTGCCCGAGGTCGACTGGACCAACGAGACGTGCATCGGCGGCGGGCTGGACTTTTCCAGCTCCATCGTC aaGCAGCAACTAGACGATCAACATCAACACCTGTGGATTAGCTCCccagccagcagcagcagcaatatcACGGATTCGGAGCTAGAGCGCCGGCTTGAGGAATACGACTATAGGGCCACGCGGGAGGACGGCCAGCAGCAACATCTTCTTTCGATTTCTCAGCTAGGGCTACCGCAGCTCGATGGCAACAACAGTAGTAGTGTCAGTGTTGGAGGAGCAACTTCTTCTACCATGGAGCAGACGGTTGACTGCAACAATCTGCTGCTGACGGGGGGAAAGGCGAAGGAGGTAGGAGAACCACAGCCGGCGACGATCTTCATCACGGGTTCGCCCGTTTCGTTGCACGAGGAGATCGAGCAGCTGTCCAGTGGGTTCGATTGTGACGCCACCAACCACCTAGTATCAACCGGCCCCTCGGCCGCACAACTCTCCTTCATCGTTGACGACGAGCCGGATCatttccagcagcagcagcacggttCCGGTGCGGACTCGCTTTCgcttaacattttcaaatggCTGCAGGAAGATATTTCCTCCAGCATTCTCGTTGACAAGCAgcaaacatcatcatcagcagcagcaaacacaAACCTGCTCGAAGCTGTAGACGTACCCAGTAGCGTATCGTACCTGCTCGCCAACGACAGTACCGAAATATCTTTCTCCCCTTCCCCTGCCTCCAACCACCTCCTGCAACAGCCCGTGTTGGAAGAACCGTTTGAAAATAGTCTCGATCAGATACAAACGCTTCACCGCACAACACCGGTCTCGGGCGCCGGCGGCGGCCATAAAACAGCGATCAAGAGCGAACCATCCTTCGTCCTAGTGAAGGGCAATAATTCACACACTACTACTACCGCTgagacgacaacgacgacgacgacgacaaacaCGAGTGCGGTCAATCCACAGTACGATCACAACTATTCCACCATAAAACGTCGTAACCAGGACAGTGGCGATCAGGCACACAACCACCTGAAGCCGAAAATGCTCAAACTATCAAACGACCACCAACAGGAAGGACAGCAGACAACCAGCAGACATACAGCTGCAAAGGATAGTACGACGGTGAAGGTAACGGCGAGGAGCACGGAAGACAGCTATTGGCGCACTGTTCAACCGGGTATTGCGGCAACGCAAACAACCGTGAATACCAACGCCGCTagctccaccgccaccaccaccaagaaCAAATTATCGGTCGCCCACCGGAAGGCGCCAACGTTGAAGGTACACCTTGGTGGAGGCGCCCAACCACCGACCATACTTTCCATGCAAGATCCTTTCCTGCTACTCAACAAAACGCTACatccaacgacgacgacgacgacgacgacgggcaCGACCAACATCTTcggccacctccaccaccgcaTGCCACCGCAAGCAACCCTCAACACGCCCGATTTAACAAATGACATTTTGGATTTGGAAGATGAAAAGTTTGATCTTCTCTCGTTCATCGATACCAATGAC GATTCGTTAGATCTGAACAAGTACAATTCAGTCGTAGATGAAAAACCAACGCTCGACGATGTCCTCCCATCTGCATCGCGtaaggaagaggaagaggaaacAGAACAGAAGGCAGATACAGCAAATAGCGGTGCAAatagcagcaccagcaccggcagcaggagcagcagcaacagcgtcAAGGATAGTACGGAGATAAAAATCCCCCAGCCGCTAACGCTCGACAGTTTGCGTCAGCTCACAGCCAGCACGGAAGAGTCGCAGGCTTCCACCTCCTCGCCATCGGGGCGTTACCGCGCTCAACATCACCATCTCAGTCAGTACggcggcagcaacagcaactgcAGCATTGGCTCCCGCTCATCCGCGTCGTCCGTGTGCGGCGATTCGGATGTGTCCTCGAACACCACAACGACGCAAACGCCGAAGCGTCGCGGCCGGCCACCGAAGGCGGTCGGCACGGTGCGGGACCGTTCGCAGTACGAGCATCTGAGCGAGGCGGACTGGCGCTACCGGGAGCAGCGGGACAAGAACAACGAGGCGTCGCGCAAGTCGCGCATCAACCGGAAGGATAGGGAGCTAAAGCTCGAGTCGGAGGCGGACCGGTTGAACATGCAGCACCAGAAACTGTCGTACGAGGAGCGCCGGTTGCAGCGCGACTGCCAGAAGTGGCGCAAGGCCGTTATGAAGCTAGCACTGCTGTAA